In Nitrospinaceae bacterium, one genomic interval encodes:
- a CDS encoding Tat pathway signal protein → MVMENLGLAFAAVFEIKTVILIFAGTLAGIVAGAIPGFTIAMAVILTLPFTFGMTPLQGSATMMGVFVGGYSGGLISGTLLGIPGTPSSVATTFDGFPMARQGRPGLALGVGVWSSFFGGLIGAVFLVLFAPPIALFGLKFGPWEFFALIAFALTIIASLSSESMLKGGIAGLMGLLVATVGDDDITGISRFDFGTEALKQGFGFLPVLIGLFAFAQLMGDVEGDKKAQASLMDVDAEGVEVEHWEAIKTVWRQPFNLFRSACIGVFVGALPAAGGSVSNILSYDQAKKASSHPEKFGTGIPDGIIASEAANNGTAGGALITMIALGIPGDISVAVMLGALLIHNVIPSPTFISEEPVLVYGIFVAFFLAHFVMILLQAVGMRLFLKVAILPKYVLASTVLFFCATGVFALHNITFDIWTLFWFGVLGYLMKKFGFPLAPMILGVILGDLAEVNLNRAYMSDPNPFLFFSRPISLFFIVLAVISLVFPFWQRVRHQAWAEYFLPVSAIAVSVPFWISPGNLKFGGFAFVALGAYLLWRRMQNDGPISTG, encoded by the coding sequence ATGGTAATGGAGAATTTGGGTCTGGCATTTGCCGCTGTTTTTGAGATCAAAACGGTGATTCTTATTTTTGCCGGCACCTTGGCCGGCATTGTTGCAGGAGCCATTCCCGGGTTCACTATCGCGATGGCGGTCATACTTACGCTTCCCTTTACTTTTGGCATGACCCCTCTCCAGGGTTCTGCGACGATGATGGGTGTTTTCGTCGGTGGCTATTCTGGGGGCCTTATTTCTGGAACCCTCCTGGGAATCCCCGGCACACCTTCGTCGGTGGCGACGACATTCGACGGTTTTCCGATGGCGCGCCAGGGAAGGCCTGGTCTGGCGCTTGGTGTGGGCGTCTGGTCTTCGTTTTTCGGTGGTCTTATCGGGGCGGTGTTCCTCGTTTTGTTCGCGCCCCCCATTGCGCTGTTCGGCCTCAAATTTGGTCCTTGGGAGTTCTTTGCCCTTATCGCGTTTGCGTTAACTATCATTGCAAGTCTTAGTAGCGAGTCCATGCTTAAGGGAGGTATTGCCGGGCTGATGGGCTTGTTGGTAGCCACTGTTGGGGACGATGACATCACAGGTATTTCGCGATTCGATTTTGGCACCGAGGCCCTCAAGCAGGGTTTTGGATTTTTGCCAGTGTTGATTGGGCTGTTCGCATTTGCCCAGTTGATGGGGGATGTGGAAGGCGATAAGAAAGCTCAGGCCTCGCTCATGGATGTGGACGCTGAGGGTGTCGAGGTCGAACACTGGGAAGCGATCAAGACAGTTTGGCGCCAGCCTTTTAACCTTTTCCGGTCGGCCTGTATCGGGGTATTCGTTGGAGCGCTTCCGGCGGCAGGTGGAAGCGTTTCGAATATCTTGAGCTACGATCAAGCCAAAAAGGCATCTAGTCATCCTGAAAAATTTGGGACAGGGATTCCGGACGGGATAATTGCCTCAGAGGCAGCGAACAACGGCACAGCCGGTGGTGCTTTAATTACGATGATCGCACTCGGAATTCCAGGCGACATTTCGGTGGCTGTCATGCTCGGTGCGCTTCTGATTCACAACGTCATTCCGAGTCCGACGTTTATCTCGGAAGAGCCTGTACTCGTATACGGAATATTTGTCGCATTTTTCCTTGCTCATTTTGTCATGATTTTGTTGCAAGCAGTCGGAATGAGGTTGTTCCTCAAGGTGGCGATTTTGCCGAAATATGTCCTGGCCTCGACAGTGTTGTTTTTCTGCGCCACAGGCGTTTTCGCGCTTCACAACATCACGTTTGATATATGGACGTTGTTTTGGTTCGGGGTGTTGGGCTATTTGATGAAAAAGTTCGGATTCCCCCTCGCACCGATGATATTGGGTGTGATTTTAGGAGATTTGGCTGAGGTCAACTTGAACCGAGCTTATATGAGCGATCCGAATCCATTTCTTTTTTTCTCGCGCCCAATCTCTCTATTTTTTATTGTTCTAGCGGTCATATCGTTGGTTTTCCCGTTTTGGCAGAGGGTCCGTCACCAAGCCTGGGCGGAATATTTTCTGCCGGTGAGCGCCATTGCCGTATCGGTTCCTTTTTGGATTTCACCCGGCAACTTAAAATTCGGAGGATTTGCCTTCGTTGCTCTTGGCGCATATTTGCTCTGGCGGCGGATGCAAAACGATGGCCCAATTTCGACCGGTTAA
- a CDS encoding sodium:proton antiporter, whose product MADASIFSISAIVLTLAAIFGYINLRWFKLPQSIGLVVIALLASVCVIALDMIAPQANFQETVRSLLSKIDFHESLMKGMLSFLLFAGALHIDLGDLLSRKWAIGTMATAGVLLSTFIVGFAIYFVAGALGIDIPFAYCLVYGALISPTDPVAVLGILKTIYVPKELEAMIAGESLFNDGVGVVIFAILVAVATGASGHGSEPLAASGILKLFALEAIGGAALGLAAGWIAYRAMKSIDEHNLEVLITLALVMMTYTVAFAIHVSGPLAVVVAGLFIGNHGTQFAMSENTSDYIQKFWSLIDEILNAALFLIIGFEVIAISFSANTLWLMAAAIPIVLASRFISVAAPITALSLRHSFSQGTIPVLTWCGLRGGISVALALSLPDVPAKSTILAITYGVVIFSIIVQGLTVARVIRSRVG is encoded by the coding sequence ATGGCAGACGCTTCTATATTCTCCATATCCGCCATCGTTCTCACCCTTGCCGCCATCTTCGGCTACATTAACCTCCGCTGGTTCAAACTGCCCCAGTCCATCGGCCTGGTCGTCATTGCGCTCCTCGCCTCGGTCTGCGTCATCGCTTTGGATATGATCGCACCCCAGGCGAACTTCCAGGAAACGGTTCGCTCGCTTTTATCAAAGATTGACTTCCACGAATCCCTGATGAAGGGGATGTTGAGTTTTTTGCTATTTGCTGGCGCGCTCCATATCGACCTTGGCGACCTTTTAAGCCGAAAATGGGCTATCGGCACGATGGCGACGGCGGGGGTATTACTTTCCACTTTTATCGTTGGGTTTGCGATTTACTTCGTGGCAGGCGCGCTGGGCATCGACATTCCGTTTGCCTACTGCCTGGTATACGGCGCTCTCATCTCACCAACCGATCCGGTAGCTGTTCTCGGCATTCTCAAGACGATTTACGTTCCCAAGGAACTTGAAGCCATGATTGCGGGCGAGAGTCTGTTCAACGACGGGGTCGGGGTTGTCATTTTCGCTATCCTGGTAGCCGTTGCAACGGGAGCAAGCGGCCACGGGAGCGAGCCACTTGCAGCCTCCGGGATACTGAAACTTTTCGCTCTTGAGGCCATCGGTGGCGCAGCTCTTGGCCTGGCGGCAGGCTGGATCGCCTATCGGGCGATGAAAAGCATCGATGAGCATAATCTTGAAGTCTTGATCACGCTTGCCCTTGTCATGATGACCTACACCGTTGCCTTTGCTATTCACGTCTCCGGCCCTCTGGCCGTTGTTGTCGCCGGTTTGTTCATCGGCAACCACGGAACCCAGTTCGCCATGAGTGAGAATACGAGCGATTACATCCAAAAATTCTGGTCGCTCATCGACGAAATCCTTAACGCGGCGCTTTTCCTCATCATCGGCTTCGAGGTGATTGCCATCTCTTTTTCAGCCAACACTCTATGGCTAATGGCCGCTGCTATTCCCATAGTGCTCGCTTCACGCTTCATCTCGGTGGCGGCTCCTATTACGGCCCTCAGCCTCCGTCACTCTTTTAGCCAGGGGACGATACCTGTTCTGACCTGGTGCGGCCTCAGAGGCGGCATCTCGGTGGCCCTGGCGCTCTCGCTGCCAGATGTTCCGGCGAAAAGCACCATACTCGCCATTACATATGGCGTCGTAATTTTCTCGATCATCGTACAAGGACTGACGGTGGCGAGGGTAATCCGCTCACGGGTGGGTTGA
- a CDS encoding radical SAM/Cys-rich domain protein, giving the protein METSAALPTIETGERNTHFQTRIAEDAGRLDRTSLGTLQVNVGKFCNQTCEHCHVGAGPHRKEIMTSNTAGRILDWLASSDIETVDITGGAPELNPNFRQIVETARALGRHVMIRCNLSVIFEPDMEWLPAFYREQGVELICSLPCYLEENVDSQRGEGVYEKSIRALLALNEVGFGPPGELTLNLVYNPVGAHLPPPQKELEEDYRRELGERYGIRFNELFTITNMPISRFYSYLKISGQAESYMNMLRTSYNPDTLPGLMCRNLISVAWDGTLFDCDFNQMLDMSLGNGTPLKLWDTLPENLIGRDILTGNHCFGCTAGTGSSCGGALA; this is encoded by the coding sequence ATGGAAACCTCTGCGGCCCTACCCACCATAGAGACCGGCGAGCGTAATACGCATTTCCAGACGCGCATCGCGGAAGATGCCGGCCGCCTTGATCGGACATCCCTGGGCACACTCCAAGTTAACGTTGGCAAATTTTGCAATCAAACTTGCGAGCATTGCCACGTTGGGGCCGGACCCCACCGCAAAGAAATCATGACCTCAAATACCGCAGGGCGAATTCTTGACTGGCTCGCCTCCTCGGACATCGAAACCGTGGACATCACTGGCGGGGCGCCGGAACTTAATCCCAACTTCAGGCAAATCGTCGAAACAGCGCGCGCCCTAGGGCGTCATGTCATGATCCGCTGCAACCTTAGCGTTATTTTTGAGCCCGACATGGAATGGCTCCCCGCCTTCTACCGAGAGCAAGGCGTCGAACTCATCTGCTCCCTTCCCTGCTACCTAGAGGAAAACGTCGACTCCCAGCGGGGCGAAGGCGTATACGAAAAGAGCATTCGCGCCCTTTTGGCGCTCAATGAGGTTGGCTTCGGACCTCCCGGGGAGCTGACCCTAAATCTCGTCTATAATCCGGTCGGCGCCCACCTACCCCCACCTCAAAAAGAACTTGAGGAAGATTATCGCCGCGAACTCGGCGAGCGATATGGCATCCGCTTCAATGAGCTTTTCACGATTACCAACATGCCCATCTCCCGCTTCTACAGCTACCTGAAAATAAGCGGCCAGGCAGAGAGCTACATGAATATGCTGCGCACCTCTTACAATCCGGACACCCTTCCTGGCCTGATGTGCCGAAACCTCATCAGCGTTGCCTGGGACGGCACCCTTTTTGATTGCGACTTCAATCAAATGCTCGACATGTCTCTTGGAAATGGAACACCCCTCAAGCTATGGGATACGCTTCCCGAAAATCTCATCGGACGCGACATCCTTACCGGGAACCATTGCTTCGGGTGCACCGCCGGCACCGGCTCCTCTTGCGGCGGGGCGCTCGCTTAA
- a CDS encoding dipeptide ABC transporter ATP-binding protein: protein MAEKLLEVKNLVKHFPVRGGVFSRVRAHVRAVDGISFDIEEGETLGLVGESGCGKSTAGRSILRLLEPTSGEVKFRGQDIIGLEREKMRLLRREMQIIFQDPYASLNPRMTVGSIVGEPLTIHKIAKGKERNDQVAGILEKVGLRPEHMRRYPHEFSGGQRQRIGIARALALNPKLIIADEPVSALDVSIQAQVINLLEDLQKEFGIAYLVISHDLSVVQHICDRIAVMYLGEIVEIADADELVMSPRHPYSEALLSAVPVPDPSANLKKERIILRGDVPSPVNPPSGCRFHTRCPYKEDKCSVEVPTLKVISEGHVTACHFAEKIFSGKAATA from the coding sequence ATGGCAGAGAAGCTACTTGAAGTCAAAAATCTAGTGAAACACTTTCCTGTTCGAGGAGGTGTTTTTTCAAGAGTCCGTGCCCATGTCCGCGCTGTGGACGGTATCAGCTTTGACATTGAAGAGGGTGAAACGCTCGGTCTTGTTGGCGAGAGTGGGTGTGGGAAATCAACGGCGGGCCGCTCAATATTGCGTTTGCTGGAGCCCACCTCGGGAGAAGTAAAATTCAGGGGACAAGACATCATCGGCCTTGAGCGCGAGAAGATGCGTTTGCTTCGTCGTGAGATGCAGATAATTTTCCAGGATCCTTATGCTTCTCTTAATCCTCGGATGACGGTCGGAAGTATTGTCGGAGAGCCCCTCACTATCCACAAAATTGCAAAAGGCAAAGAGCGCAATGATCAGGTTGCCGGGATTCTTGAGAAGGTGGGACTCCGCCCTGAGCACATGAGGCGCTATCCCCATGAATTCTCGGGTGGTCAACGTCAGCGTATTGGTATTGCCAGGGCGCTGGCATTGAACCCCAAACTCATAATTGCTGATGAGCCTGTTAGTGCACTTGATGTTTCGATTCAGGCGCAGGTAATTAACTTGCTTGAGGATCTTCAAAAAGAGTTCGGCATTGCGTATTTGGTTATTTCGCATGACCTCTCGGTTGTTCAGCATATTTGCGACCGCATCGCTGTGATGTATTTGGGGGAAATTGTCGAAATTGCGGATGCCGATGAGTTGGTCATGTCGCCGCGTCACCCTTATTCCGAGGCGCTTCTCTCAGCGGTTCCGGTTCCTGATCCGAGTGCCAACCTCAAAAAAGAGCGGATAATTCTTCGAGGGGATGTGCCCAGCCCAGTGAACCCGCCCTCCGGCTGCCGGTTCCACACAAGGTGTCCCTACAAAGAGGACAAATGCTCTGTCGAGGTGCCGACGCTCAAGGTGATTTCCGAGGGGCATGTGACTGCCTGCCATTTTGCGGAAAAGATTTTTTCCGGCAAAGCAGCAACAGCCTGA